The following are from one region of the Rosistilla carotiformis genome:
- a CDS encoding endo-1,4-beta-xylanase has product MIQRNIDESGKISIPWPIEGTGPRVLQSCSLRQRETPYFLPLELARGACSNIRGQADMWQRSGMRLPDAYQARLAEGMERFLDAAQSYPMSARTAELSDASLASLQQASDALVDTYAAQALAYRKNNERQLGTLAAAYIAPPGPMAPGLERAYLDAFNTIAIRTNWTAVESDMGKLDFEPFDPLFDWSHQHGLRVCAGPLFDFQQKQLPHWIYLLEEDFEGLLETVSRYVATAVQRYRGKVQLWHAVSGLNTAGPIKLDEEQVMRLAVAVIQEIRRHDNRTPILISVDQPWGEYLSKSPDGISPLHFVDALVRSNLGIAGIGLEMRMNYWPEGTLPRSILDVSQQIDRWAQLGLPLLAQISVPAIAESEANTPRNALPIALGPDGQSTAAEQLSYASRLTRMLLAKQMVHGVFWESWDDRQPHSMPGAGLIDSAGKPRPLLDELASLRRQFLF; this is encoded by the coding sequence TTGATTCAACGCAATATTGATGAATCGGGAAAAATCTCGATCCCCTGGCCCATCGAAGGCACCGGGCCGCGCGTGTTGCAATCGTGCAGTTTGCGCCAGCGGGAGACGCCCTATTTCTTGCCGCTGGAATTGGCCCGTGGCGCTTGCAGCAACATTCGCGGCCAAGCCGATATGTGGCAGCGCAGCGGAATGCGTTTGCCCGATGCTTATCAGGCGCGACTGGCCGAGGGGATGGAGCGTTTCTTAGACGCTGCGCAGAGCTATCCGATGAGTGCGCGGACGGCCGAATTGTCCGACGCTTCGTTGGCGTCGCTGCAACAAGCTTCCGACGCGTTGGTCGACACCTACGCCGCGCAAGCGTTGGCGTACCGCAAAAATAACGAACGCCAGTTGGGTACTTTGGCCGCAGCCTACATTGCACCGCCGGGGCCGATGGCTCCGGGGTTGGAGCGAGCGTACCTCGACGCTTTTAATACGATCGCCATCCGCACCAATTGGACCGCTGTCGAAAGCGACATGGGCAAGTTGGACTTTGAGCCGTTTGATCCGTTGTTCGATTGGAGCCATCAGCACGGACTGCGGGTCTGCGCCGGGCCACTGTTCGATTTCCAACAGAAACAATTGCCCCACTGGATCTATTTGTTGGAAGAAGATTTTGAAGGGCTGTTGGAAACGGTTAGCCGATATGTGGCGACGGCCGTCCAACGCTACCGCGGCAAGGTGCAGCTGTGGCATGCCGTGTCCGGTCTAAACACCGCTGGACCGATCAAGTTGGATGAAGAGCAGGTGATGCGATTGGCCGTTGCGGTGATCCAAGAGATTCGCCGCCACGACAACCGCACGCCGATCCTAATCAGCGTCGATCAACCGTGGGGCGAATACCTGAGTAAATCGCCCGATGGAATTTCGCCGTTGCACTTTGTCGATGCACTGGTTCGATCGAACCTTGGGATCGCTGGGATCGGTTTGGAAATGCGGATGAATTACTGGCCCGAAGGAACGCTGCCCCGCAGTATCCTGGACGTCAGCCAGCAGATCGACCGTTGGGCCCAGTTGGGGTTGCCCTTGTTGGCGCAGATCTCGGTCCCCGCGATTGCCGAATCGGAAGCCAACACGCCGCGCAACGCGCTGCCAATCGCATTGGGACCCGACGGCCAGTCGACTGCGGCGGAGCAGTTGTCGTATGCCAGCCGACTGACGCGGATGTTGTTGGCCAAACAGATGGTCCACGGCGTCTTCTGGGAAAGTTGGGATGATCGACAACCGCATTCGATGCCTGGGGCGGGGCTGATCGATTCCGCTGGAAAGCCGCGACCGCTGTTGGACGAACTTGCCAGTTTGCGACGCCAGTTTCTTTTTTAG
- a CDS encoding formyltetrahydrofolate deformylase, with product MDVVITALGPDNVGLADPIIHYVTGQGASLSEIQMYDHDEAQLFAMLCRLHLPDGRLDLLEQAMQKIAEQTGLAIRVWSPDKRADRPRIALCTTYRTETPRAVLQAVRDGRIRAEVAVVIGNRKKCQPLAEEFGVPFELIGEADGSANEDAMVQMFDRYEIDYVVLARYMRILPPETCWQFAGGRIINLHHGLLPGFPGFRPYHDAYAARMLTFGATCHFIIPELDAGNQTINQETFAVRPGTPLEEVIRRGEQVNEPSCLVEGVRRVIDREVKLHFHRVVVS from the coding sequence ATGGACGTTGTTATCACCGCCCTTGGCCCCGACAATGTTGGGCTCGCCGACCCGATCATTCACTACGTGACCGGCCAAGGCGCCTCGCTTTCCGAAATCCAGATGTACGACCACGACGAGGCGCAGTTGTTTGCGATGCTCTGCCGTCTGCACCTGCCCGACGGTCGGCTGGATCTGCTGGAACAAGCGATGCAGAAGATCGCCGAACAAACGGGGCTGGCGATCCGAGTTTGGAGTCCCGACAAGCGAGCCGACCGGCCGCGGATCGCGCTCTGCACCACCTACCGCACCGAAACGCCGCGGGCTGTTTTGCAGGCGGTTCGCGATGGCCGAATCCGCGCCGAAGTGGCCGTTGTGATCGGCAATCGCAAGAAGTGCCAACCGCTGGCCGAGGAGTTTGGCGTTCCGTTTGAACTGATCGGCGAGGCGGACGGCAGCGCCAACGAAGACGCCATGGTTCAGATGTTCGATCGCTACGAGATCGATTACGTCGTCTTAGCACGCTACATGCGGATCCTGCCGCCGGAGACGTGCTGGCAGTTCGCGGGGGGGCGGATCATCAACCTGCACCATGGATTGTTGCCCGGTTTTCCCGGCTTCCGCCCCTACCACGACGCCTATGCCGCGCGGATGTTGACCTTTGGGGCGACGTGTCACTTCATCATCCCCGAACTGGATGCGGGGAATCAAACGATCAATCAAGAGACCTTTGCGGTCCGGCCGGGAACGCCGTTGGAAGAGGTGATCCGCCGAGGCGAACAGGTCAACGAGCCCTCTTGCCTGGTCGAAGGGGTTCGCCGCGTGATCGATCGAGAAGTCAAACTGCACTTTCACCGCGTGGTCGTCAGCTGA
- a CDS encoding endonuclease/exonuclease/phosphatase family protein — MQFRLTTYNIHKGIGGVDRRYDPNRIVEAVGHCNPDILFLQEVDDGVPRSRHDRQVEVLGEALGLKHHVYQRNVKLKVGHYGNAILSRFPLTDHQDIDLTIPMKKKRRALAAHCRMQIDGHSRTVLLLNVHLGLAGFERKMQLRRLLATELVRRTHQETAVLLAGDFNDVWGNLGRGILDTGGFQSATGLHKTFPAFMPMRPLDRVYFRGNMSIDHGFASRTDIARRASDHLPLVADCILQ; from the coding sequence ATGCAATTTCGATTGACGACCTACAACATTCACAAAGGCATCGGCGGAGTCGATCGCCGCTATGATCCCAATCGGATCGTGGAAGCGGTCGGGCACTGCAATCCCGATATCTTGTTCCTGCAGGAAGTCGACGACGGCGTGCCGAGATCGCGACACGATCGGCAAGTCGAAGTGCTGGGGGAAGCGTTGGGGCTGAAGCACCACGTCTACCAACGCAACGTCAAACTGAAAGTCGGTCATTACGGGAACGCGATCTTGAGTCGTTTTCCGTTGACCGATCACCAGGATATCGATTTGACGATCCCGATGAAAAAGAAGCGGCGGGCGCTCGCGGCGCACTGCCGAATGCAGATCGATGGGCACAGCCGCACGGTTCTGCTGCTGAACGTCCACCTGGGACTAGCCGGTTTTGAACGCAAGATGCAACTGCGTCGCTTGCTTGCCACCGAATTGGTTCGTCGCACGCATCAGGAGACGGCGGTGCTGCTGGCGGGCGACTTCAACGATGTCTGGGGCAACTTGGGGCGTGGGATCCTCGACACCGGCGGCTTCCAATCGGCGACCGGACTGCACAAGACCTTTCCCGCCTTCATGCCGATGCGACCGTTGGACCGAGTCTACTTCCGCGGCAACATGAGCATCGACCACGGCTTTGCCTCGCGAACCGATATCGCTCGGCGCGCCTCGGACCACCTGCCGCTGGTCGCCGACTGTATCCTGCAATAA
- a CDS encoding phosphoribosylaminoimidazolesuccinocarboxamide synthase, with translation MTRHETFEFDPNGALLRTHLPLPGQSGKVRDVYDLGEHLLIVSTDRISAFDWILPNGIPNKGSILTAMSRFWFDYLQVPHHLISCDVPQQVIDLGIDPAVLQSRIMVVRKAQVVPFECVIRGFIEGSGWAEYQQNGAICGIPLPAGLQQCDRLPEPIFTPATKAETGHDENVSSATMASAIGEERTELLRRLSLQVYTAAADHAASRGILIADTKFEWGVVGDDVILIDEVLTPDSSRFWPKSSYEPGHSQPSFDKQFVREWLSQTSWDRNSPPPTLPADVVRRTGEKYQEALDILT, from the coding sequence TTGACCCGCCACGAAACCTTTGAATTTGATCCCAACGGCGCTTTGCTACGCACCCACCTGCCACTTCCGGGACAATCGGGTAAGGTCCGCGATGTGTACGACCTGGGCGAGCACTTGTTGATCGTCAGCACCGACCGAATCAGTGCGTTTGACTGGATTTTGCCTAACGGAATCCCCAACAAAGGGAGCATCCTGACGGCGATGAGCCGGTTTTGGTTCGATTATTTACAGGTTCCCCATCATCTGATCAGCTGTGATGTGCCGCAGCAGGTGATCGATCTTGGGATCGATCCCGCGGTTTTGCAAAGCCGCATCATGGTTGTTCGCAAAGCCCAAGTGGTTCCGTTCGAGTGCGTGATCCGTGGTTTTATCGAAGGATCGGGCTGGGCGGAATATCAGCAAAATGGTGCAATTTGTGGGATTCCGTTGCCTGCGGGCCTGCAACAATGCGATCGATTGCCCGAACCCATCTTTACTCCCGCAACCAAAGCGGAAACCGGACACGACGAGAATGTGTCGTCGGCCACCATGGCGTCAGCGATCGGCGAGGAACGGACCGAATTGCTGCGGCGGCTGAGTCTTCAGGTCTACACGGCGGCGGCCGATCATGCCGCTTCGCGTGGCATCTTGATCGCCGATACGAAATTTGAGTGGGGCGTTGTTGGCGACGACGTGATCCTGATCGATGAAGTCCTGACGCCGGACAGCTCCCGTTTCTGGCCCAAATCGAGCTACGAACCGGGGCACTCTCAACCTTCGTTCGACAAGCAATTTGTTCGCGAATGGCTTTCTCAGACCAGTTGGGATCGCAACAGTCCGCCCCCCACATTGCCAGCAGATGTCGTCCGCCGCACGGGCGAAAAATATCAAGAAGCGCTGGATATTTTGACTTAA
- a CDS encoding YkgJ family cysteine cluster protein, with amino-acid sequence MTAPRPKRIPRELVPKGESLCDYCSAKCCRYFALPIDTPESRQDLDFIRWYLLHDRASMFVEGDTWYLLVHTTCKHLQEDHRCGIYETRPQICRDYTTAECEYEDTWVYDQYFETPEQVQDYMDALYGHEYESLRSRKPAALPIA; translated from the coding sequence ATGACCGCACCGAGACCCAAACGCATCCCGCGTGAACTTGTTCCCAAAGGCGAAAGCTTGTGCGATTATTGCAGCGCCAAGTGCTGCCGCTACTTCGCCTTGCCGATCGACACGCCCGAGAGTCGCCAGGACCTCGATTTCATCCGCTGGTATCTGCTGCACGACCGGGCGAGCATGTTTGTCGAAGGGGATACCTGGTATCTGTTGGTTCATACGACCTGCAAGCATCTGCAAGAGGACCATCGCTGCGGGATCTACGAGACCCGGCCGCAGATCTGCCGCGACTACACGACCGCCGAATGCGAATACGAAGATACCTGGGTTTACGACCAGTACTTTGAAACGCCCGAACAGGTTCAGGATTACATGGACGCCTTGTATGGGCACGAATACGAATCGCTCCGCAGCCGCAAACCCGCGGCGTTGCCGATCGCATAA
- a CDS encoding Gfo/Idh/MocA family protein, whose protein sequence is MTKRTSLNRRRFVQFSGAAAAVLSSGVWSESSAKESTSANNKLKILCVGTANRAAADIDGVKGEDIVGLCDIDKNYLDRAAAQFKGAKLYSDYREMIDKEAANADAIVIGNADHNHAPASLRAINAGLHCYCEKPLTHTVTEARIITEAARAKGVATQLGTQIHAGDNYRRVTEIVKAGILGDVTDVHVWVGKGWGGGERPEGGEQPPASLDWDLWLGPAPERPYVAGRYHPAQWRRWWDFGQGTLGDMACHYMDLPFWALDLKHPTTISAEGPEVHPETCPLGLKVEYQFAKRGDLAPVKLTWYDGNMTPREVAGERVPGSGVMFVGTEGKMFANYGSYKLFPKEKFAGFQPPEQTIPNSIGHHAEWIKACKEGSPTTCNFDYSGALTETVLLGNVAYRTGKELQWDAAALKATNCPEADKYLSKEYRKGWEVS, encoded by the coding sequence ATGACAAAACGAACCTCATTGAATCGACGACGATTCGTGCAATTCTCCGGAGCTGCGGCGGCTGTGCTGTCGAGCGGCGTGTGGAGCGAATCGTCTGCAAAAGAGTCGACCTCGGCAAACAACAAGCTGAAGATCTTGTGCGTCGGAACTGCCAACCGCGCCGCTGCCGACATCGATGGGGTCAAGGGCGAAGACATCGTAGGTTTGTGCGACATCGACAAGAACTACCTCGATCGCGCCGCCGCTCAGTTCAAAGGTGCCAAGCTGTACAGCGATTATCGCGAGATGATCGACAAGGAAGCGGCCAACGCCGACGCGATCGTGATCGGCAACGCCGACCACAACCACGCTCCCGCTTCGCTGCGAGCGATCAACGCGGGCCTGCACTGCTACTGCGAAAAACCACTGACCCACACCGTTACCGAAGCTCGCATCATCACCGAAGCGGCTCGAGCCAAAGGGGTCGCGACTCAGTTGGGAACTCAGATCCACGCCGGCGACAACTACCGCCGCGTGACCGAAATCGTCAAAGCTGGCATCCTGGGCGATGTGACCGACGTCCACGTTTGGGTTGGTAAAGGCTGGGGCGGCGGCGAGCGACCCGAAGGTGGCGAACAACCGCCAGCGAGCCTCGATTGGGACCTGTGGTTGGGCCCAGCTCCCGAACGTCCTTATGTTGCTGGACGTTACCACCCTGCACAATGGCGACGTTGGTGGGACTTCGGCCAAGGAACCTTGGGCGACATGGCGTGCCACTACATGGATCTGCCGTTCTGGGCTTTGGATCTGAAACACCCAACCACGATCAGCGCCGAGGGCCCTGAGGTTCATCCGGAAACCTGCCCGCTGGGTTTGAAAGTCGAATACCAATTCGCCAAGCGTGGCGACTTGGCTCCTGTCAAACTGACTTGGTACGACGGCAACATGACGCCTCGCGAAGTTGCGGGGGAACGCGTTCCCGGCAGCGGCGTGATGTTTGTAGGAACCGAAGGCAAGATGTTCGCAAACTACGGCAGCTACAAGCTGTTCCCGAAAGAGAAGTTTGCCGGCTTCCAACCGCCCGAACAAACGATCCCCAATTCGATCGGTCACCACGCCGAATGGATCAAAGCGTGTAAAGAAGGTTCGCCGACGACCTGCAACTTCGATTACTCCGGCGCACTGACCGAAACGGTTCTGTTGGGCAACGTTGCCTACCGCACCGGCAAGGAATTGCAATGGGATGCAGCGGCGCTGAAGGCGACCAATTGCCCCGAAGCCGACAAGTATCTGAGCAAAGAATATCGCAAGGGCTGGGAAGTCAGCTAA